The Bactrocera dorsalis isolate Fly_Bdor unplaced genomic scaffold, ASM2337382v1 BdCtg309, whole genome shotgun sequence DNA window TACCCAATCTGACATTCTGATGGCAAGTGTAGATCTGTGTGCCCTTATCGCGACTAGAGTGCAAGCACTGTACGTGACGAGCAGCCTCACGATGATCGATGTTGATGAAGACATCGAAACCGGGACCAGCCATGTCACAagctgaaatttaaatattttttttagacaatTGAAGCGATAAAGTAAGGCATCATATTTAtcgtattaaaatataaataaatctgtTTGATTACTAACTATCAATGCTGCGAAAGAGATATCGTTCACTCAAACTACGTCCAATTGCCGATGCCAACTGCCCGCCAAAACTAAAACCGAACATATAACCATTATCGGGATTGAAGCCTTCGTTAATTAGTAGCAACATTCGTTTTGTAATTATATTGGAAATGCGTCGAAAGCTTCTATATAACCACATATAAGAGTCCTTGGCGAAGACTTCATAGTCTATGCACACAATGCAACCGCCACGATGATATGTGAGCCCTAGAATTAATTACATAAAGTACAGATTTctttatgcaaattttcaatAGTAGAGTagagtttatattatatattcataattttactCACGTTCAATAAGGGTGAGCACCCATTCCGTTTCGCAGCTTTGCCGCCAACcatgcaaaataaatgcaaatttatcaTCAGGCGAACAGCCAGATTTGGTCAGCGCTTTGGGATCATCGCTGGCGCTTTCGTAAACCTTTTCACCATCACTAACATTTACATATAGGTACACATATGATTACATTTTGTACTGGTTGACAGTTTAGTTCACATATATACGTACCGATAGTATTTAAAACGTATACCCTTGCGaaattctttttcattttcccaACGCCTATTAATTCTCAAGGTCTTCAACTGTTTAATAAGGCCTGTAGGCTGCAGTTTCCCGACGCAACGACGGCAAGTACGCGCACCGCGAGCCACTTCCAATTTTATTGGACTTTCATCTTCATTGGCAGTAATCAATTGGAGGAGCGTTAAAATTATTAGAATgtgtagataaaaaaatttcgaggtCATTTTTTTAATGCGGCATGCAACACTATAAACACTGTTTGGTTTAGAACCTGTTGGTACTACTTTTTCCTATAATTTATTTGTGGGTAATAAGCGGTTGCGGTTGATCGGTTTTTCATTTGGAGTTGAGAAACGAATTCCCACAAACAAATTTTGTCAACAAGAGTAATATAAAGATATGCGAATATAGAAATTGTTGGTGAAGCAAATCCTacgtaatttgaaatttttgaatgaaaaaaatatatacatagatcattttgaataaaaaattaatataaattaaaaaaaaaattaaaatgtcgaaaataaatttaaataaagtaagttttaaataaaaaaaaaataagttaaaaaatttaaactaaaaaaacattataaaaacttgtaattaaaataaaataacaaaacaaagcttaaatataatattttattaaattaaaaaaattaaataaaaatataaggaaaatagtaattaaaaactaaatttattaaaaaaattaaaatgctatCGAAGAGTATGTATCAGGTTTCAATATCATTACCGACCGCTAACGGCTTTTACGGGAAGTTCTTTTCTGAAATACACTTAAgagattataaattataaaaaaacaaaattataaaaaaaaattttaaactaaaaaaatatagaaaattttaaataaaaaaaaataaaaaataaataaaaataaataaaaaataaataaaaaaaaataaaacaaaaaaaataaataaaaaaaaataaaacaaaaaaatgtaaagaaaatagtaattaaaagctaattttttaattaaatcaaaatgcTGTCGAAAAGTGTGTATCAGGTTTCAATATCAATACCGACCGGTAACGGATTTTACTTTCTTTCTTCTGAAATACATTTAGAGAGGCGATTCCTGgcagatttttttcgaaatcgatTGAAAATGCTTTAAAACTTGCTTCGTTTACTTTATTTTaggttacatacatacatactatataagaGTAAGACCGTTGGTTTCTCCATTTATGTTATAAATCTAATAGCTGTTTGGAGACAACTTAAAACTTTTAACATCCTTCATTTTTCGGACAGTATTGAGATATAGACCACAGGGGCGGAAGAGAAGGTCTTTCAATGATAAAATCAAAGCGTGTTTTCTCATTTTAGAGTCTTTtgttattagtttttatatgcTTCATCTCTTTTAGCTTTTGGGATAAATTTGCAGCAAGAACGGAAAACCTATGCGAAGTTGAAACATCCAAACAACAGTTGGTtttactttttggtttttgttggtgTTTCTGCAAAGACGAAACAACTGACGTGCTATGGTGGACTCGGGCACAATTTAAGATAacgcaaaataataaaagcaatcTTAACTAGAAACCGGTTTTATGTTACTGGAATGAAATCGCAGTTTATCCGACAAAGGACTGTTGTTTCGACAATTCAgtccgtttggatcggtaaatAGTACTTGTAAAAATTGATTGAGGCTCATCTCAAGAGATAATGGAATTCAGTAGAAAAACTAATTGATCTGTCTCCTTCAAGGTAGTACACATTATAATGGCAACGTACCTAGCCCTTTAGGAGGCCAATTTTGATAATTTCCGGAATATTATTTATAGCGCTTCCTTCTTGTATAACATTCTGCGAACATCAGCTATTATAGATTTATTCCATTGACGTTCCATCTTCAAAGGAATCCGTAACAACTGGTTTGGACTTAAGAATGCACATCCTGCTTTTTCCAACAGCTCTATATGTTTGATGCAAGCTTTATTGTATGTGAAGTCACATAAGTGACAGTATATACATACGGATAGTTCCACCGTtccatgacagtcgggtctacgtaactggCACGGAGCCAGATTTTTACCCGGCCAATGATCTGTAACTCGGTAGCATTCTTCCAAATTATTCAGGGATTgtcacaataataacaacaaaaacatgaagTTCGGATTACTTTGATCAGATAGAGTATTTCCTCGATGACTTTCTAGTTATTCTTTCTCTATAGAATATTCCAACTTTAGTAACAtaactaattttaaaatatacttttgtcttcctatatataaaattaaaatatagttaATGAATTGCATTCAATAAACACTTACCGTTAGAATAAgactttaattattatattttgttt harbors:
- the LOC105226859 gene encoding uncharacterized protein LOC105226859 — protein: MTSKFFYLHILIILTLLQLITANEDESPIKLEVARGARTCRRCVGKLQPTGLIKQLKTLRINRRWENEKEFRKGIRFKYYRDGEKVYESASDDPKALTKSGCSPDDKFAFILHGWRQSCETEWVLTLIERLTYHRGGCIVCIDYEVFAKDSYMWLYRSFRRISNIITKRMLLLINEGFNPDNGYMFGFSFGGQLASAIGRSLSERYLFRSIDTCDMAGPGFDVFINIDHREAARHVQCLHSSRDKGTQIYTCHQNVRLGSCGHYQPAASSQPYYSSHGLCVQIYINAFDYPFYAMQYEPTWCASKRAATNIPYKYTIGYNETPDSNISGEIFVPTSLHFPYNFSEKEMLMLGFFDENSEI